One Anopheles marshallii chromosome 3, idAnoMarsDA_429_01, whole genome shotgun sequence genomic region harbors:
- the LOC128713610 gene encoding uncharacterized protein LOC128713610: MADSRCTTAQGACTFALESLVEFLQKYPDFTQIMTGGSGYKLDFPTLIADAKKMDMKKAVEDIWKEFDTNGTSSELYEADQRDQKRSQPMSAVWNNQLEADTEDEPTKSDVSANESSECGALQDITNQLKQRCKLRKNRNKNVSCLEHCVFCLNNGADREVYESHNCKDDWGNVTCPVLQKFVCSRCNATGKNAHTAKYCPLKPIITPEDCLVMEQRWQQERRRRPAVTVNTNGVDNRSKPSVQIKRRSRLRF, encoded by the exons atggccGATAGTCGATGTACAACAGCACAGGGTGCTTGTACGTTCGCCCTTGAAAGTCTGGTTGAGTTTTTACAAAAGTATCCTGACTTTACGCAAATAATGACGGGTGGGTCGGGCTATAAACTCGACTTTCCTACACTCATCGCTGATGCGAAAAAAATGGACATGAAAAAGGCAGTTGAGGACATTTGGAAAGAATTTGATACGAACGGTACTAGTTCCGAACTTTACGAGGCTGATCAACGCGATCAGAAGCGCAGCCAGCCTATGAGCGCAGTTTGGAACAATCAGTTGGAAGCGGATACCGAGGATGAACCAACCAAATCGGACGTATCGGCTAATGAAAGTTCAGAATGCGGCGCTCTACAGGACATTACCAATCAGTTAAAACAAAGATGCAAACTAcgcaaaaacagaaataaaaatgtgtcCTGTCTAGAG CACTGCGTTTTCTGTCTGAACAATGGTGCCGACAGAGAAGTTTACGAAAGCCACAACTGCAAGGACGATTGGGGCAATGTAACGTGTCCTGTGTTGCAAAAGTTCGTCTGCTCACGTTGCAATGCTACTGGGAAGAATGCACACACTGCCAAATATTGTCCCCTGAAACCGATCATCACGCCGGAAGATTGCTTGGTAATGGAGCAAAGATGGCAACAAGAACGACGCCGTAGACCTGCAGTTACTGTAAACACCAATGGCGTCGATAACCGAAGCAAACCCTCCGTTCAAATCAAAAGACGATCAAGGCTACGTTTTTAG
- the LOC128713905 gene encoding syntaxin-8 gives MALINIDGDPWLTELDACENLSNDIQSQLAARNRENQLSREYGVLSGTVRVRLKQLGSELDQLTRKLGLISNTLTSGEAERRQRKIEALQSKLIQLQRQFTYVEPSVARSALFETGSSNRSRGAFADDDDDDEPALIPSQSNYTVADLRSQQTRILEDQNEGLEALSQVIARQKELATRIGGEVDRHNDILDDLAQTMETTDGRINRETHQIGTITTQDSTWGYWIVIGLLFVAIVLTGIF, from the exons ATGGCTTTAATCAACATCGACGGGGATCCCTG GCTGACTGAACTGGATGCGTGCGAGAACCTGAGCAACGATATTCAGTCCCAGCTAGCGGCACGCAACAGAGAAAATCAGCTATCCCGCGAATATGGCGTGCTGTCCGGTACGGTGCGTGTGCGGCTGAAGCAACTCGGCAGTGAGCTGGATCAGTTAACCCGAAAGCTTGGGCTCATCTCGAACACACTCACGTCTGGGGAAGCCGAACGGAGGCAGCGCAAAATAGAAGCCCTACAGTCGAAGCTGATTCAATTACAGCGTCAATTCACATACGTCGAACCGTCGGTCGCTCGGTCGGCACTGTTTGAAACGGGTAGCAGCAACCGTTCCCGTGGAGCTTTTgccgatgatgacgatgatgatgagccaGCACTGATACCATCACAAAGCAACTATACTGTGGCTGATCTACGCTCCCAGCAGACAAGGATTCTGGAAGACCAAAATGAAGGCCTCGAAGCTCTTTCCCAAGTGATCGCACGACAAAAGGAGCTAGCAACGAGAATAGGCGGAGAGGTCGATCGTCATAATG ATATTTTGGATGATTTGGCTCAAACAATGGAAACGACCGATGGTCGAATAAACCGTGAAACGCACCAAATCGGAACAATCACCACGCAAGATTCTACCTGGGGCTATTGGATCGTTATAGGTCTGCTTTTCGTTGCAATTGTTTTAACCGGTATTTTCTGA
- the LOC128711179 gene encoding cytochrome b-c1 complex subunit 2, mitochondrial: MASVTSKTPMLRAAAARGYAAHAQAAAASRGSGEVQTTTLPNKLVVSSAEPNAPVSRISIAFRAGSRNETADSLGAAHVLRAAGGLSTKSATAFGITRNIQQAGGSLTSLADREVVSYSVAVTKDQLEVGLKYLEATATGQVFKPWELAELVPTIRNELARLPAEVQAVELLHKAAFRDGLGNSVFCPDYLVGKHSSETMQHYFATNCTTNRAAVAGVGVDHQLLVGFAQSLALESGAGGENKSTFNTGEVRREGAGSRAAVAVGAQAVGWKTALNEAAAFWVLHFAAGVGPVTKRGANNGALTKALGGVNCSALFNGYSDNGMFGFVVSGNAKDAGKAVEDGVKALKSLSVTDACVARGKALAVMAVADVAENQSSLHHQLGEESVVLGHVYKKNDLIAAVSAVTTSDVQAAARKVASSKLAIGAVGNLSHVPHLCELH, from the exons ATGGCATCCGTTACATCGAAAACCCCGATGCTTCGTGCGGCAGCG gcCCGTGGCTATGCCGCTCATGCCCAGGCTGCCGCTGCTAGCCGTGGATCGGGCGAAGTGCAGACGACCACCCTTCCTAACAAGCTGGTCGTTTCATCGGCGGAACCGAATGCTCCTGTGTCCCGGATTTCTATCGCTTTCCG TGCCGGATCGCGCAACGAAACTGCAGACAGTCTAGGTGCAGCACACGTGCTGCGTGCTGCCGGAGGTCTCTCAACCAAGTCGGCCACCGCGTTCGGTATTACGCGCAACATTCAGCAGGCTGGCGGTTCCCTGACGTCGTTGGCCGACCGTGAGGTGGTATCGTACAGTGTTGCCGTGACGAAAGATCAGCTGGAGGTGGGTTTGAAGTATCTGGAGGCTACTGCCACCGGACAGGTGTTCAAGCCCTGGGAGCTGGCCGAACTGGTACCCACCATCCGCAACGAGCTGGCTCGTTTGCCGGCCGAAGTCCAGGCCGTCGAATTGCTGCACAAGGCCGCCTTCCGTGACGGACTTGGCAATTCCGTCTTCTGTCCAGACTATTTGGTCGGCAAACATTCGTCGGAAACGATGCAGCACTACTTTGCGACCAACTGCACCACAAACCGGGCGGCCGTTGCCGGTGTCGGCGTTGATCACCAACTGCTGGTTGGCTTCGCACAGAGTCTTGCACTTGAGTCCGGGGCCGGTGGTGAGAATAAGTCCACCTTCAACACCGGTGAAGTGCGTCGCGAAGGAGCCGGTTCCCGCGCTGCCGTAGCCGTGGGCGCTCAAGCTGTTGGTTGGAAAACGGCATTGAACGAAGCTGCTGCCTTCTGGGTGTTGCACTTCGCTGCGGGTGTGGGCCCGGTAACCAAGCGTGGTGCTAACAATGGTGCCCTCACGAAGGCTCTCGGTGGTGTTAACTGCAGTGCTCTGTTCAACGGATACTCCGATAATGGAATGTTCGGATTCGTCGTGTCTGGAAATGCGAAGGATGCGGGTAAGGCGGTGGAGGACGGTGTAAAGGCCCTTAAATCGCTCTCAGTTACCGATGCTTGTGTGGCCCGTGGTAAGGCATTGGCTGTTATGGCCGTGGCTGATGTTGCTGAGAACCAAAGCTCCCTGCACCACCAGCTGGGCGAAGAGTCCGTCGTCTTAGGGCATGTGTACAAGAAGAATGACCTGATTGCTGCCGTCAGTGCCGTCACCACCAGTGATGTTCAAGCT GCCGCCAGGAAGGTTGCTTCCAGCAAATTGGCCATCGGTGCCGTTGGCAATCTGTCCCACGTGCCGCATCTTTGTGAGTTGCATTAA